A single Candidatus Desulfarcum epimagneticum DNA region contains:
- a CDS encoding Peptidylprolyl isomerase: MKTKNSAAKGRAIWIVTFFLCGGLLFSPPRAAARVIDRVVAIVNHDIVSLFDLNQEMKPYSDKIVNMGYDSEKERKMLFNVRQDILNDLIDGLLTRQEIERQKITVSETEIDLAVEEVKKRNFLTDEELIRALKSEGVTIEGYRENKKNEILRQRLLNYEVRSKIIVAEQELRDYYDSHLDQFAGDKKYHLKKIAEKIPPGALAEEKDEALKKIEAAQARLLDGESFEDVAAAYYGEDREWEQADVFKHDELSPRIKAAVEGLKAGELTSILKTARGFQVFFVEKVELPIDTTLEEASGWIEDKLYREKVDKSYREWLLRLRARSYVKIII; encoded by the coding sequence ATGAAAACGAAAAACAGCGCGGCCAAAGGGCGCGCCATATGGATTGTGACGTTTTTTTTGTGCGGTGGGCTGTTGTTTTCCCCCCCCCGGGCGGCCGCCAGGGTCATCGACCGGGTCGTGGCCATTGTGAACCATGACATTGTGTCCCTTTTTGATCTTAACCAGGAGATGAAGCCCTATTCCGACAAGATCGTGAACATGGGCTATGACTCTGAAAAAGAGCGGAAAATGCTGTTCAATGTGCGTCAGGACATTTTAAATGATCTGATCGACGGGCTTTTGACCCGCCAGGAAATCGAGAGACAGAAGATCACCGTCTCTGAAACCGAGATCGATCTGGCCGTCGAAGAAGTGAAGAAGCGAAATTTTTTGACGGATGAGGAATTGATCCGGGCCCTTAAAAGCGAGGGCGTCACCATTGAGGGATACCGGGAGAACAAAAAGAACGAGATTCTTCGGCAGCGGCTTTTGAACTATGAGGTGAGATCCAAGATCATTGTCGCCGAACAGGAACTCCGGGATTATTACGACTCCCACCTGGATCAGTTCGCCGGGGACAAAAAATACCATCTGAAAAAAATAGCGGAGAAGATCCCCCCCGGCGCTCTGGCCGAAGAAAAGGACGAGGCTTTAAAAAAGATTGAAGCGGCCCAGGCCCGGCTTCTGGACGGGGAATCTTTTGAGGATGTGGCCGCCGCCTATTACGGGGAAGACCGGGAATGGGAACAGGCCGATGTGTTCAAACACGACGAGCTTTCCCCCCGGATCAAAGCGGCGGTGGAAGGGCTCAAAGCCGGGGAACTCACCTCCATTCTCAAAACCGCCCGGGGGTTCCAGGTGTTTTTTGTGGAAAAAGTAGAGCTTCCCATCGACACGACCCTTGAGGAGGCCTCGGGGTGGATCGAAGACAAGCTGTACCGTGAAAAGGTGGACAAAAGCTACCGGGAATGGCTTTTGAGACTGAGGGCCCGGTCTTATGTGAAAATCATCATTTGA
- a CDS encoding conserved exported hypothetical protein (Evidence 4 : Unknown function but conserved in other organisms): protein MKKAFFLWGVQVAALAFLVAACGVPDAGRDDEDLIRAGKTVITKDDFNRAFELSMEAYDYKLEENRRDFETAMMWRLNQKIEEAVLLEHAGQLEIDISDPELEDEIAKIKQDYPDQVFEDLFLENAVSYDSWKKELRRRLLIERLMKAELGEKIAIGPKDIADYYQGRENEEKIQADGSSDGKAGASAEEINRRIILQIRRKKIEEAYGPWISGLRERYPLQINRELWEAMLDEAGR, encoded by the coding sequence TTGAAAAAAGCGTTTTTTTTATGGGGGGTCCAGGTCGCGGCCCTCGCGTTCCTTGTCGCCGCCTGCGGGGTCCCGGACGCGGGTAGAGACGATGAGGACCTGATCCGGGCCGGGAAAACGGTCATCACAAAGGACGATTTCAACCGGGCCTTTGAACTCTCCATGGAGGCCTACGACTATAAATTAGAGGAAAACCGCCGGGATTTTGAAACCGCCATGATGTGGCGCCTGAATCAGAAAATCGAGGAGGCCGTCCTTCTGGAGCATGCCGGACAGCTGGAGATTGATATTTCCGACCCCGAGCTTGAGGATGAGATAGCAAAGATTAAACAGGACTATCCCGACCAGGTTTTTGAGGACCTGTTTCTGGAAAACGCGGTTTCATACGATTCCTGGAAAAAAGAGCTCAGGCGCCGGCTTTTGATCGAACGGCTTATGAAAGCCGAACTGGGGGAAAAAATCGCCATCGGCCCCAAAGACATCGCGGACTATTACCAGGGGCGGGAAAACGAAGAAAAAATTCAGGCGGACGGATCCTCCGACGGGAAGGCCGGGGCGTCCGCCGAGGAAATAAACCGGAGGATTATTCTCCAGATTCGAAGAAAGAAAATTGAGGAGGCCTACGGGCCCTGGATCAGTGGCCTGCGGGAGCGATACCCGCTTCAAATCAACCGCGAATTGTGGGAAGCCATGCTTGATGAGGCGGGCCGTTGA
- the mfd gene encoding Transcription-repair-coupling factor, with protein sequence MFINQNQEKISIKSFSNIVAGRKSEIVCAGLKGSGRAYLAARLREELGRPLVIVAPSAPDAETLVQDMEFFLKSRVAFFPPYNISPYKRVEFHSETAGRRVRTLYEMMEGADGVVVTTVEGLLKKLIPKHALSGFAEPAEAGEEMDREALSARLVAGGYSHVSMVEDPGDFSVRGGIVDIYSPLYDDPLRMEFFGDMVESMRFFSAATQKKKKDVHEAVILPAREVAFEPGSRDGFVRRMKKLGRSAGVPAKKMVRMAERFKKEGFFPGIENFLPLLYEKPGIFLDYIPQDALVIFMDREEIEDQARRLGERIKKERLEAVESRVPAPEPGDLFLEWEEALRILSPSRPLSVRSFSMTGSMPDADAPPEFDFSVRDNAALGEALKFSRSKDTPFAPLAKWINGHLETGLKIVLASGSGRRTEAARSLLEGYGVPLRPADGFPEAMKARGGVAAATGNLSAGFAWPGEAAVITDAEIFGSGAKRKTRRKRSPGSALLKTGDLKTGDLVVHADHGVGRYQGLVKLEVERVFGDYLLIVYRDDDRLYLPVERIGAARRYMGAEGAEPPLDKLGGPSWDRVRKKVKKAARKIAGDLLKLYARRKVARGRAFKDSDGDMERFEAGFEYEETPDQRRAIEDVFHDMARPLPMDRLVCGDVGYGKTEVALRAAFLAAWNGHQIALMVPTTVLAHQHFETFKARFKEFPIRIECLSRFVGARKGKDIIEGVTNGAVDIVIGTHRLLSGDVAFKRLGLLILDEEQRFGVKHKEKLKSLREAVDVLTLTATPIPRTLHLSLTGMRDISVISTPPELRRPIITYICEWEDRVIAGAIQKELARGGQIFFLHNNISSIWNMADHLSRLVPEVRLGVAHSRLGSDKLENVMMDFFNRKLDMLVCTTIVEAGLDIPAANTIFINRADRFGLAQMYQLRGRVGRSGEQAYAFLFVPDESLLSKDAKKRMKALMDHSELGAGFEIAMSDLRIRGGGSILGADQSGHIAAVGYDMFLKLMEQAVSELKGEAAAEPLDPEVSVPLSALLPESYIPDIDQRLRAYRRMSEMTRLKDLAGFKNELTDRFGAMPEEVENLLMKMALRVMCVRAGVKKLKLEKNILSLYFSSAHQENIPGVADMDESGLGVFEIIPGHFLKARLKKRPVRGSVMDIKNILKEIARRVSI encoded by the coding sequence TTGTTTATAAATCAAAATCAAGAAAAAATTTCAATAAAATCGTTTTCAAACATCGTGGCCGGACGGAAATCGGAGATCGTCTGCGCCGGCCTGAAGGGCTCGGGCCGGGCCTATCTGGCGGCGAGGCTGCGCGAAGAGCTGGGCCGGCCTTTGGTCATTGTGGCCCCGTCGGCCCCGGACGCGGAAACCCTGGTCCAGGACATGGAGTTCTTTTTAAAAAGCCGGGTCGCGTTTTTCCCCCCGTACAACATTTCTCCCTACAAGCGGGTGGAGTTTCACAGCGAAACGGCCGGGCGCCGGGTCCGGACTCTTTACGAAATGATGGAGGGCGCGGACGGTGTCGTGGTGACCACCGTGGAGGGGCTTTTGAAAAAGCTCATTCCCAAACACGCCCTTTCCGGATTCGCCGAGCCGGCGGAGGCTGGAGAGGAGATGGACCGGGAGGCCCTTTCGGCCAGGCTGGTCGCGGGGGGGTATTCCCATGTCTCCATGGTGGAGGATCCCGGGGATTTCAGCGTCCGGGGGGGAATTGTGGACATCTACTCCCCGTTGTACGACGATCCCCTGCGCATGGAGTTTTTCGGGGACATGGTGGAGTCCATGCGGTTTTTTTCAGCCGCCACCCAGAAGAAAAAAAAAGACGTCCATGAGGCGGTGATTCTTCCCGCCCGGGAGGTGGCGTTTGAGCCGGGCTCCAGGGACGGTTTTGTCCGCCGCATGAAAAAATTGGGAAGGTCTGCGGGCGTTCCGGCCAAAAAGATGGTCCGGATGGCCGAGCGATTCAAAAAAGAGGGGTTTTTCCCGGGTATTGAAAATTTTCTTCCCCTGCTTTACGAAAAACCCGGGATTTTTTTGGACTACATTCCCCAAGACGCCCTGGTGATTTTCATGGACCGGGAGGAAATCGAGGACCAGGCCCGGCGCCTGGGCGAAAGGATCAAAAAAGAGCGTCTGGAGGCCGTCGAAAGCCGGGTCCCGGCGCCGGAGCCCGGGGACCTGTTCCTGGAATGGGAGGAGGCTTTGCGGATTTTAAGCCCCTCAAGGCCCCTGTCCGTCCGGTCCTTTTCCATGACCGGCTCCATGCCGGACGCCGACGCGCCGCCGGAATTTGATTTTTCGGTCCGGGACAACGCGGCTTTGGGAGAGGCCCTGAAATTTTCCCGCTCAAAGGACACCCCCTTCGCCCCCCTGGCCAAGTGGATAAACGGCCATCTGGAGACCGGGCTTAAAATCGTTCTGGCATCCGGCTCCGGGCGCCGGACCGAGGCGGCGCGCTCCCTCCTGGAAGGATACGGCGTTCCGCTGCGTCCGGCGGACGGTTTTCCGGAGGCCATGAAGGCCCGGGGGGGCGTGGCGGCGGCGACGGGAAACCTCTCCGCCGGATTCGCGTGGCCCGGGGAGGCGGCGGTGATCACCGACGCCGAGATCTTCGGATCGGGCGCGAAACGAAAGACACGGCGGAAAAGGTCCCCGGGCTCCGCGCTTCTCAAAACCGGGGATTTGAAAACAGGAGACCTGGTGGTTCACGCGGATCACGGGGTGGGGCGTTACCAGGGGCTGGTCAAGCTGGAGGTCGAGCGGGTTTTCGGGGATTATCTTTTGATTGTTTACCGGGACGACGACAGGCTTTATCTTCCGGTTGAGCGCATCGGCGCGGCCCGGAGATACATGGGCGCCGAGGGGGCCGAGCCGCCCCTGGACAAGCTGGGAGGCCCGTCCTGGGACCGGGTGAGGAAAAAAGTCAAAAAGGCGGCCCGGAAAATAGCCGGGGACCTTCTCAAACTCTACGCCCGGCGAAAAGTGGCCAGGGGCCGCGCCTTTAAAGACTCCGACGGCGATATGGAGCGCTTTGAGGCGGGGTTTGAATATGAGGAGACCCCGGATCAGCGCCGCGCCATTGAGGACGTGTTTCACGACATGGCCCGGCCCCTTCCCATGGACCGTCTGGTGTGCGGGGATGTGGGGTACGGAAAAACCGAGGTGGCGTTAAGGGCCGCTTTCCTGGCGGCCTGGAACGGCCATCAGATCGCCCTGATGGTTCCCACAACGGTCCTGGCGCATCAGCATTTTGAGACATTCAAGGCGCGTTTCAAGGAGTTCCCCATCCGGATCGAATGCCTGAGCCGGTTTGTCGGGGCAAGGAAAGGCAAAGACATCATTGAAGGCGTGACAAACGGCGCGGTGGACATTGTCATCGGGACCCACCGCCTGCTGTCCGGGGACGTGGCGTTTAAGCGCCTGGGCCTTCTGATCCTGGACGAGGAGCAGCGTTTCGGGGTCAAACACAAGGAAAAACTCAAAAGCCTGAGGGAAGCGGTGGATGTTTTGACGCTGACGGCCACGCCCATCCCCCGGACCCTTCACCTTTCCCTCACCGGAATGCGGGACATCAGCGTCATCTCCACCCCGCCCGAGCTTCGCCGCCCCATCATCACCTACATATGCGAATGGGAGGATCGGGTCATCGCCGGCGCCATCCAAAAGGAGCTGGCCCGGGGAGGGCAGATCTTTTTTTTGCACAACAACATCAGCTCCATCTGGAACATGGCCGATCATCTGTCCAGGCTGGTCCCCGAAGTCCGTCTGGGCGTGGCCCACAGCCGCCTGGGAAGCGACAAACTGGAAAATGTGATGATGGATTTTTTCAACCGGAAGCTGGACATGCTGGTGTGCACCACCATCGTGGAGGCGGGCCTGGATATTCCGGCGGCCAACACCATCTTCATTAACCGGGCGGACCGGTTCGGGCTGGCCCAGATGTATCAGCTCAGGGGCCGGGTGGGGCGCTCCGGGGAGCAGGCCTACGCGTTTTTGTTTGTTCCTGATGAAAGCCTTTTGAGCAAAGACGCCAAAAAACGCATGAAGGCCCTCATGGATCACAGCGAGCTGGGGGCGGGATTTGAGATCGCCATGAGCGATCTGCGAATCCGGGGAGGGGGAAGCATCCTGGGCGCGGATCAGTCCGGCCATATCGCGGCGGTGGGCTATGACATGTTTTTAAAACTCATGGAGCAGGCCGTGTCCGAGCTTAAAGGGGAGGCCGCCGCCGAGCCCCTGGACCCGGAGGTGAGCGTTCCCCTGTCGGCCCTTCTTCCCGAATCGTATATCCCGGACATCGATCAGCGCCTCCGGGCGTATCGGCGCATGTCCGAGATGACCCGGCTCAAAGACCTGGCCGGGTTCAAAAATGAGCTGACCGACCGTTTCGGCGCCATGCCCGAAGAGGTGGAGAACCTTTTGATGAAAATGGCGCTGAGGGTCATGTGCGTCCGGGCCGGGGTGAAAAAACTCAAGCTGGAAAAAAATATTCTTTCCCTTTATTTTTCGTCGGCCCACCAGGAAAACATACCGGGCGTCGCGGACATGGACGAATCCGGGCTCGGCGTTTTTGAGATCATCCCCGGACATTTTTTAAAAGCGCGGCTTAAAAAGCGCCCGGTTCGGGGAAGCGTCATGGACATCAAAAACATCTTGAAAGAAATCGCCCGACGTGTTAGCATTTAG
- the ihfA gene encoding Integration host factor subunit alpha: MALTKNDIVVKVHELGFTKKRSVEIVESLIEIIKLKLEQGDDVLISGFGKFCVKEKKKRRGRNPSTGEDLDLRARRVVTFKCSGKLRERINSLE; encoded by the coding sequence GTGGCGTTAACGAAAAATGACATTGTGGTAAAGGTTCACGAACTGGGTTTCACCAAGAAAAGATCGGTGGAAATCGTTGAGTCTCTCATTGAAATCATCAAACTCAAGCTTGAGCAGGGAGATGATGTTCTGATTTCGGGCTTCGGCAAGTTCTGCGTCAAGGAAAAAAAGAAACGCAGGGGCAGAAACCCCTCCACCGGAGAAGACCTGGACCTTCGCGCCAGGCGGGTGGTCACCTTTAAATGCTCTGGGAAATTACGGGAAAGGATCAATTCCTTGGAATGA